A genome region from Trueperaceae bacterium includes the following:
- a CDS encoding GlsB/YeaQ/YmgE family stress response membrane protein has protein sequence MNILLWIIFGALAGWIASVIMGTRGQSVVVDIILGIIGAIVGGWVFNRFGAQGVTGFNLPSLLVAIVGAIIIIAIARLFRRA, from the coding sequence GTGAACATCCTGCTGTGGATCATCTTCGGAGCGCTCGCGGGCTGGATCGCCAGCGTCATCATGGGGACCCGCGGCCAGAGCGTGGTGGTCGACATCATCCTCGGCATCATCGGGGCGATCGTCGGCGGGTGGGTCTTCAACCGGTTCGGCGCCCAGGGCGTGACGGGGTTCAACCTGCCCAGCCTGCTGGTCGCCATAGTGGGCGCGATCATCATCATCGCCATAGCCCGGCTGTTCCGCAGAGCGTAG
- a CDS encoding CsbD family protein, with translation MNRDVLQGNWKQLRGSIKEQWGKLTDDDLTMAEGNYDQLVGRIQERYGYSRDEAQRRLDEWLDAHGREAGFGRA, from the coding sequence ATGAACAGGGACGTGCTGCAGGGCAACTGGAAGCAGCTCAGGGGCTCCATCAAGGAGCAGTGGGGCAAGCTCACCGACGACGACCTCACGATGGCCGAGGGCAACTACGACCAGCTCGTCGGCCGCATCCAGGAGCGCTACGGCTACAGCCGCGACGAGGCGCAGCGCCGCCTCGACGAGTGGCTCGACGCCCACGGGCGCGAGGCGGGCTTCGGCAGGGCCTAG
- a CDS encoding 5-oxoprolinase subunit PxpA, translated as MDPSRSPAVDIAADAGESFGRYAVVDEAALFPHLTSVHLACGFHAGDPAGLRRSIATALESGLALGAHPGYRDLVGFGRRHMSVSTDELFADVVYQLGALSALVAVAGARLSHVKAHGALHTDLHGNERLADAFARAVAAFDQRLPVVMLAGPGGEMARSAVERVGVRVVTEAFPDRAYLSSGELAPRSMAGATISDPEAVAARAVAFATGEPVAALDGGEVLVTAQTLCVHGDGPGAPAVAAAVRSALEAAGVAVRPF; from the coding sequence ATGGACCCCAGCCGGTCACCAGCTGTCGACATCGCCGCCGACGCCGGCGAGTCGTTCGGCCGGTACGCGGTGGTGGACGAGGCGGCGCTGTTCCCCCACCTCACCTCGGTCCACCTGGCCTGCGGCTTCCACGCCGGTGACCCCGCGGGCCTGCGGCGCTCGATCGCCACGGCCCTCGAGTCCGGCCTGGCGCTCGGCGCCCACCCCGGCTACCGCGACCTCGTCGGCTTCGGCCGCCGGCACATGAGCGTCTCCACCGACGAGCTGTTCGCCGACGTCGTCTACCAGCTCGGCGCCCTGTCCGCGCTCGTCGCCGTGGCCGGGGCCCGGCTCAGCCACGTGAAGGCGCACGGCGCCCTCCACACCGACCTCCACGGCAACGAGCGCCTCGCCGACGCCTTCGCCCGCGCCGTGGCGGCCTTCGACCAGCGGCTGCCCGTGGTGATGCTCGCCGGACCCGGCGGGGAGATGGCCAGGTCCGCGGTCGAGAGGGTGGGCGTGCGCGTCGTGACCGAGGCCTTCCCCGACAGGGCCTACCTCTCCAGCGGCGAGCTGGCCCCGCGCTCGATGGCCGGGGCCACGATCTCCGACCCCGAGGCGGTCGCGGCGCGCGCGGTGGCTTTCGCGACCGGCGAGCCCGTGGCGGCCCTGGACGGCGGCGAGGTGCTGGTGACGGCCCAGACGCTGTGCGTCCACGGCGACGGTCCGGGCGCCCCGGCCGTCGCGGCGGCGGTGAGGTCGGCCCTCGAGGCGGCCGGCGTGGCGGTGCGGCCCTTCTGA
- the pxpB gene encoding 5-oxoprolinase subunit PxpB codes for MPAGAAWTYLRGEPYVAPPVVEALLTLPGVRDVLPAYDSTLVEHLPGRPGGDDLLRAADAAGEAAVGQGRLVEVPVVYGGEHGPDLAEVAARAGLSPEEAAARHAGAEYVVRAVGFSPGFPFLSGLPPDLAAPRRPEPRARVPAHSVGIANHQSGVYPVPSPGGWNLVGRALASVYDPRREEPFLLGVGDRVRFVPVPPGRGSPPPDPEPLELLPSEPALPVLEVASPGLLDLVVDAGRFGVGRFGLARGGPLDAPAARLANQLVGNDPAAPVLELTLTGPVLRALAGCVVAVTGPALEPRLNGAPAPTYQAFAVRRGDELRFVPTGAGVRSYLAVAGGFDARRFLGSASVDLRGLVGRPLRAGDVLGRSAASAPPTGRRFEPHGARPRSGGPFGRVAVVRLLPGPQRDPEAWAALLAGEFEVAAADRVGVRLAGAAVPGGEVTSEGVPIGAVQVPPGGRPIVLLADRGTLGGYAKPAVVHPGDLHRLAQLRPGDGLRFVAAPGRR; via the coding sequence GTGCCGGCGGGCGCCGCCTGGACCTACCTGCGCGGCGAGCCCTACGTGGCGCCGCCGGTGGTCGAGGCCCTGCTGACTCTGCCCGGCGTGCGCGACGTGCTGCCCGCCTACGACTCGACGCTCGTCGAGCACCTGCCGGGACGCCCCGGCGGGGACGACCTCCTCCGCGCCGCGGACGCCGCCGGAGAGGCCGCCGTGGGCCAGGGCCGGCTCGTCGAGGTGCCCGTCGTCTACGGCGGCGAGCACGGCCCCGACCTGGCCGAGGTCGCGGCGCGCGCCGGCCTGTCGCCGGAGGAGGCCGCGGCCAGGCACGCCGGCGCCGAGTACGTCGTGCGCGCCGTGGGCTTCTCGCCCGGCTTCCCGTTCCTGAGCGGCCTGCCCCCCGACCTCGCCGCGCCGCGCCGCCCCGAGCCGCGCGCCAGGGTGCCGGCGCACTCCGTGGGGATCGCGAACCACCAGTCGGGCGTCTACCCCGTCCCGAGCCCGGGGGGCTGGAACCTCGTCGGCCGCGCCCTCGCGTCCGTCTACGACCCGCGGCGCGAGGAGCCGTTCCTCCTCGGCGTGGGCGACCGCGTGCGCTTCGTGCCGGTCCCGCCGGGGCGCGGCTCGCCGCCGCCCGACCCGGAGCCGCTCGAGCTGCTGCCGTCCGAGCCGGCGCTGCCGGTGCTCGAGGTCGCCTCTCCCGGCCTCCTCGACCTCGTCGTCGACGCCGGCCGCTTCGGGGTGGGCCGCTTCGGCCTGGCACGCGGCGGGCCGCTCGACGCGCCGGCCGCCCGCCTGGCGAACCAGCTCGTGGGCAACGACCCCGCCGCGCCCGTGCTCGAGCTCACGCTGACCGGTCCGGTCCTGCGCGCCCTGGCCGGGTGCGTGGTGGCGGTGACGGGCCCGGCGCTGGAGCCGCGCCTGAACGGGGCGCCGGCGCCCACGTACCAGGCCTTCGCCGTCCGGAGGGGAGACGAGCTGCGCTTCGTCCCCACGGGCGCGGGCGTCCGCTCCTACCTGGCCGTGGCGGGCGGCTTCGACGCGCGGCGGTTCCTCGGCAGCGCCAGCGTGGACCTGCGGGGGCTCGTCGGACGCCCCCTGCGCGCCGGCGACGTGCTCGGCCGGTCGGCCGCGTCCGCGCCGCCCACGGGCAGGCGCTTCGAGCCCCACGGTGCGCGGCCGAGGAGCGGCGGACCGTTCGGGCGCGTGGCCGTGGTGCGGCTGCTGCCGGGTCCGCAGCGCGACCCCGAGGCCTGGGCGGCGCTGCTGGCGGGCGAGTTCGAGGTCGCGGCGGCCGACCGCGTGGGCGTGAGGCTGGCCGGCGCGGCGGTGCCCGGCGGCGAGGTCACCTCGGAGGGCGTGCCCATCGGCGCCGTGCAGGTCCCGCCCGGCGGCCGCCCGATCGTGCTCCTGGCCGACCGCGGCACGCTGGGCGGCTACGCCAAGCCGGCCGTCGTGCACCCCGGTGACCTGCACCGCCTGGCCCAGCTCAGGCCCGGCGACGGGCTGCGCTTCGTGGCGGCGCCCGGCCGCCGCTAG
- a CDS encoding CAP domain-containing protein: protein MNAARAQPRSCGDASFPAAGPLRLNARLSAAAQAHSEDMLRTGTLTHVGSDGGTVVERAERQGYVWSRLAENVAWGYEDVSSVVAGWLASPSHCRNIMDAGYAELGVGRAGTFWTQVFGTPR from the coding sequence GTGAACGCCGCCCGCGCCCAGCCGCGGTCGTGCGGCGACGCGTCGTTCCCGGCGGCGGGCCCGCTGCGGCTGAACGCGCGCCTCTCGGCGGCGGCGCAGGCGCACAGCGAGGACATGCTCCGGACGGGCACGCTCACCCACGTCGGGTCGGACGGCGGGACCGTCGTCGAGCGCGCGGAGCGCCAGGGCTACGTCTGGTCGCGGCTGGCCGAGAACGTCGCCTGGGGCTACGAGGACGTGAGCTCGGTCGTCGCCGGCTGGCTGGCGAGCCCCTCGCACTGCCGCAACATCATGGACGCCGGCTACGCCGAGCTGGGCGTGGGCCGCGCCGGGACGTTCTGGACGCAGGTGTTCGGCACGCCGCGCTAG
- a CDS encoding polysaccharide biosynthesis tyrosine autokinase — protein sequence MDEQQEPTLRDLFMLLRRGLPFALAVAVGSAALTYLLSARMAPDYKASATLLASRPNSSLQGSFGVSLVTAPVIDVTAYQAAATSSPVLADALATLGVEQPTTAELERFERTVDVRVENAQQSSLIRISVRDGDREAAAASANALAMALLRWDEDRATQNLQNVVKTLESQLQAITEEIAAAAGEGEESPEQLEGLRSLRAERTNQLNAARALLTSAVGLLEVLEPAAPPLEPVAPRPVRNAALAFVLGTFLVYGLVLLRDALDTRFRGGEDLVRSTDLPLLAEFPRLAPGTRLLPREASSYLRTNLTFATSAAHPKVLLVTSAGAGQGKTSVSCSLAESFARNDYRTLLIDGDLRKPMVAQVFGIEPSGRRQGDRTPTVEKLLADPDVDGGPTDVDLGAGTLRVLPQFEAAPSPTELLSRGFSALLGRFKEDYDVIIIDSPPILPVADALTMAPHTTGVVLAVSLPDTDRRSVGASIELLERVGVRTLGLVATNMEKASGRAGDYGYGYGYGYGYS from the coding sequence GTGGACGAACAACAGGAACCGACGCTACGTGACCTCTTCATGCTGCTGCGGCGCGGGCTGCCGTTCGCGCTGGCGGTGGCCGTGGGGTCGGCGGCGCTCACCTACCTGCTGAGCGCCAGGATGGCGCCGGACTACAAGGCCTCCGCCACCCTCCTGGCGAGCCGGCCGAACAGCTCGCTGCAGGGGTCCTTCGGCGTCTCCCTGGTGACCGCTCCCGTCATCGACGTGACCGCCTACCAGGCGGCCGCGACCAGCTCGCCGGTGCTCGCCGACGCCCTGGCGACCCTCGGCGTCGAGCAGCCGACCACCGCCGAGCTCGAGCGCTTCGAGCGCACCGTCGACGTGCGGGTGGAGAACGCCCAGCAGTCGAGCCTCATACGCATCTCCGTCCGCGACGGCGACCGCGAGGCGGCCGCCGCGAGCGCCAACGCCCTCGCCATGGCCCTGCTGCGCTGGGACGAGGACCGGGCGACGCAGAACCTGCAGAACGTCGTCAAGACGCTCGAGAGCCAGCTCCAGGCCATCACCGAGGAGATCGCCGCGGCGGCGGGAGAGGGCGAGGAGAGCCCGGAGCAGCTCGAGGGCCTGCGCTCCCTCCGCGCCGAGCGCACGAACCAGCTCAACGCCGCGCGCGCCCTGCTGACGTCGGCGGTCGGGCTGCTCGAGGTCCTCGAGCCGGCGGCGCCCCCGCTCGAGCCCGTGGCGCCGCGCCCCGTGCGCAACGCCGCGCTGGCGTTCGTCCTCGGCACGTTCCTCGTCTACGGGCTGGTGCTGCTCCGCGACGCCCTCGACACCCGCTTCCGCGGCGGGGAGGACCTGGTGCGCTCGACCGACCTGCCCCTGCTGGCCGAGTTCCCGCGCCTGGCGCCGGGCACCCGGCTGCTGCCGCGCGAGGCCTCGAGCTACCTGCGCACGAACCTCACCTTCGCGACCAGCGCCGCGCACCCCAAGGTCCTCCTCGTCACCAGCGCCGGCGCCGGCCAGGGCAAGACCTCCGTCTCCTGCAGCCTGGCCGAGAGCTTCGCCCGCAACGACTACCGCACGCTGCTCATCGACGGCGACCTGCGCAAGCCGATGGTCGCCCAGGTCTTCGGGATCGAGCCGAGCGGGAGGCGTCAGGGCGACCGCACGCCCACCGTGGAGAAGCTGCTCGCCGACCCGGACGTCGACGGCGGGCCCACGGACGTGGACCTCGGCGCCGGGACCCTCCGCGTCCTGCCCCAGTTCGAGGCGGCCCCCTCGCCCACCGAGCTGCTCTCGCGCGGCTTCTCCGCGCTGCTGGGCCGGTTCAAGGAGGACTACGACGTCATCATCATCGACAGCCCTCCCATACTGCCCGTCGCCGACGCCCTGACGATGGCGCCCCACACGACGGGCGTCGTGCTGGCCGTCAGCCTGCCCGACACCGACAGGCGGTCGGTGGGGGCCTCGATCGAGCTGCTCGAGCGCGTCGGCGTGAGGACCCTGGGCCTCGTCGCGACGAACATGGAGAAGGCCTCTGGCCGCGCCGGTGACTACGGCTACGGCTACGGGTACGGGTACGGCTACTCCTGA